Proteins encoded within one genomic window of Budorcas taxicolor isolate Tak-1 chromosome 12, Takin1.1, whole genome shotgun sequence:
- the RFXAP gene encoding regulatory factor X-associated protein, whose product MHPCGGQDEAAAEGVLRQAVLGGSGGPGKAVRYLCEVAGDGEEEAGEDEADLLDTSDPPGGGESTASLEDLEDEETHSGGEGGGGGARRRGSGGGGGGGGLSKTCTYEGCSETTSQVAKQRKPWMCKKHRNKMYKDKYKKKKSDQALNCGGAAAAGSSGNVKLEESADNILSIVKQKTGSFGDRPARPTLLEQVLNQKRLSLLRSPEVVQFLQKQQQLLNQQVLEQRQQQFPGTSV is encoded by the exons ATGCACCCCTGTGGAGGGCAGGACGAAGCCGCGGCCGAGGGCGTTCTGCGGCAGGCGGTCCTGGGGGGCAGCGGCGGGCCCGGTAAGGCCGTTCGGTACCTGTGCGAAGTGGCGGGGGATGGCGAGGAGGAGGCGGGGGAGGACGAGGCCGACCTGTTGGACACCTCGGACCCCCCGGGAGGAGGCGAGAGCACAGCCAGTTTGGAGGATCTGGAGGACGAGGAGACCCACTCGGGGGGCGAGGGCGGCGGTGGGGGAGCCCGGAGACGGGGcagcggtggcggcggcggcggcggcggcctgaGCAAGACATGCACGTACGAGGGCTGCAGCGAGACCACGAGCCAGGTGGCCAAGCAGCGCAAGCCGTGGATGTGCAAGAAACACCGCAACAAGATGTACAAAGACAAgtacaagaagaagaaaagcgACCAGGCCCTGAACTGCGGTGGGGCCGCCGCGGCTGGCAGCTCAGGAAACGTCAAACTGGAG GAAAGTGCAGACAACATACTCTCCATTGTAAAACAAAAAACGGGATCTTTTGGAGATCGACCTGCAAGACCTACTCTTTTAGAACAAGTGTTAAATCAAAAAAGACTG tcatTACTAAGAAGTCCAGAAGTGGTGCAGTTTTTACAGAAACAGCAGCAGCTATTAAATCAGCAAGTTTTGGAACAAAGACAACAGCAGTTTCCAGGAACATCAGTGTGA